The DNA sequence ATCGATTGAGTGGCAGGCGTGAAGACCACCAAGGTATTTCTGCGGATGGTATAGCCGATGGATGCGCCAGAAGCATTGGGAAGCGGAGACATTTCTGGATCGCTCAAATCCTGTTGAATTTGACCCGTCACCGTCGTCAAGTTTCCATGTTCGTCCTCCAACTCAAGCTTGAGGTGGTGCACCAGCTCATCATCCAGTTCGATGAGTCCTTCCTTGGTATCTGGTCCGTAGGCAGGAAATCGATTGCCGGGCTCGATGTAGGCGCGTTGGAACCGATCTCGATGAGCGGATTGCCACTGGTAATCCATGTGGACATTGATGTACCGAGTCTCATCGAATGCAAAGGTGTCCAAATGCATCTCGTGAATAACAGCACCATCTAGCGATAACCGCGCATGATTGATCCCGCACTTATTGGAAGCTGCATTGAGTAGATCATAAGCGAGGTATTCCACTCCGATTGCCCCTTTGATCAGGATGGGCTGAGTGATTCGGTAATCACCATTTCCGCCTGAAATAGGAGCGATGAATTTGTCGAAGGAGCCATTGACCCGGCTTTGGGCATCAAAGGGTTCAAAAGCCAATGACTTGAGAAGTGGAGGTTTGGTGTCCGCGATTTTATCCTTGTACCAAGACAATGGATTGAGGATTTGCTCCTTGGCATCGCGGATTTCGAAGTGGAGGTGGGGGCCTACTGAGGAGCCAGAATTTCCACTGAAACCGATGACATCTCCTTCTTTGACCGGAAATTGGTTTTTGGGAGGATAAATCTCTTGAGGGGTTTGCTCGGTCTGGTACTGCTGTTCCTCGATGAAAGCTGCGAGATGCGCAGGAAAAGATTCCAAATGCGCATACACAGAGTAATTTCCGTCTGTGTGCTTGAGATACACGGCATTGCCAAACCCAAAAGGACTTACCTTGAGGCGGTATACGTATCCATCGGTAATGGCATGGATGGGTATGCCCGTTTCTCCATACGTCTTGATATCAATCCCTGAATGGAAATGATTGCGTCGGAGTTCTCCATAAGTCCCCGAAAGGGCAAAATGGCGGTCAAAGGGAAAGCGATAGGGTTCGGATACCCCTACCATTCCACAAATCAACAACAAACAGAGCGAAGCCAGGAGGAAGGTAGCGGTACGGTTACCGAACATGAAAATCAAGCAATTTATCGCCTTCTAGGTACCCTTCAATGTGATCATCGATATGGAGCGGGCCAACCCCTTTGGGCGTTCCCGTGAAGATCAGGTCGCCTTTCTTGACAGTGATAAACTGCGTGACGTACGAAATGATCTCATTGACAGAAAAGATCATATCGGAGGTATGTCCTTCCTGACGAGTCTCACCATTGATGTCGCAGCGAAAACGGACGTTTTGGAGGTCCGGGAACTGCTCTGGCGGCAAGAATTTGGATACGGGCGCCGAGTTGTTGAACATCTTGGCCAATGTCCAAGGGTGTCCCTTTTCTTTGGCTTCAGATTGAACATCACGCGCAGTCAAATCAAGGCCAATCCCGATTCCATCCACATAGGTATGGACAAAATCGGGTTGGATGAATTTGCCTTCACGGCTAATCCGGATCACGAGCTCGCATTCGAAATGGAGATCTTGGGTGAATTCCGGGTAGTATATATCCTTGTTGTTTCGAACCAAGGAAGTGTCGGGCTTCAGAAAAATCAGGGGCTTAGTCGGTACAGGGTTGTTCAACTCAGCCGCATGTGCCCGATAGTTCCTTCCGATACAAATAATCTTCATTAATCACAGGTGCCTTTGACCAAGGTCTTGCCATCAAACAAGTCCTTGATGGTGATTTGGTCTTCCTCTCCACCGATAAATCCTTCTTCTTTATTCCAGATCACCATGTCCATTTCACAGTCGTTGAAGAAACTGTTGTTTGGGCGGTCGTCCTTAGCAAATTGAATGACCCATTGGCTGTTTTCATAAACCAATTGGTAGGTGCCATTGCAAGACTCAGGGATAAGAGAATTGCTGAGCACCGCACGGATCATTTTCCGGTTGCGGTACGTGCTGTCAGTCAGTTCCAACCGATAGGTAAAACCGTCGCAGTAGCTTCCGACAATCCGTTCGCGGACCATATCTTCGGTAGGCGGAGTTGGGCCGCAAGCCGTAATGGCCAACGCCAAAGCAAAAAAAGATGAAATTGTGAAAAAGGTTCTCATACAGATCCTGATTGGAAAAAATGGATTGTGGGAATCCAGATCTTATAGGGTGGCATGTTGAGCCACGTAAAAATAAGAAATAACCCAAAACGAGCAACG is a window from the Pontibacter sp. G13 genome containing:
- a CDS encoding M23 family metallopeptidase — translated: MFGNRTATFLLASLCLLLICGMVGVSEPYRFPFDRHFALSGTYGELRRNHFHSGIDIKTYGETGIPIHAITDGYVYRLKVSPFGFGNAVYLKHTDGNYSVYAHLESFPAHLAAFIEEQQYQTEQTPQEIYPPKNQFPVKEGDVIGFSGNSGSSVGPHLHFEIRDAKEQILNPLSWYKDKIADTKPPLLKSLAFEPFDAQSRVNGSFDKFIAPISGGNGDYRITQPILIKGAIGVEYLAYDLLNAASNKCGINHARLSLDGAVIHEMHLDTFAFDETRYINVHMDYQWQSAHRDRFQRAYIEPGNRFPAYGPDTKEGLIELDDELVHHLKLELEDEHGNLTTVTGQIQQDLSDPEMSPLPNASGASIGYTIRRNTLVVFTPATQSIQQQGLKVARKNGEMDTWHPAYSQDGQWIFLETLDPYTYPQSVATADSLHQLDIPLQTLIRSDQSSMIPFGEMQLYFPHHSVFDQVHLTIQRLPGSPDMFSDRYRVGNSQIPVFKEYVVSLQPNRPTELDKLVVAVKSRGKWEYAGNTAGGYGNMYASIRSFGEYCLMKDETAPTIRPHNFKQGTRISSRTQRISCRVEDEFSGLDHLSIRGELDGQWVPFVYDYKTDRITYQWGEERPSPGIHELTISAKDQVGNERRAVFSISF
- a CDS encoding fumarylacetoacetate hydrolase family protein — translated: MKIICIGRNYRAHAAELNNPVPTKPLIFLKPDTSLVRNNKDIYYPEFTQDLHFECELVIRISREGKFIQPDFVHTYVDGIGIGLDLTARDVQSEAKEKGHPWTLAKMFNNSAPVSKFLPPEQFPDLQNVRFRCDINGETRQEGHTSDMIFSVNEIISYVTQFITVKKGDLIFTGTPKGVGPLHIDDHIEGYLEGDKLLDFHVR